The DNA window AAGGCAGCCCCGCCAGCACATCGAGATAGGTGGCGATCAGGTCGGACTGGAAATCCTCGCTCCACATTTCGGCGGGCTGGGCATGAATGCCCGCCATGGCGTCCGCGCCGAATTCGGTCACGATGATCGGCTTGGCGCCGCATTTTTCGTGCAGAGCGCGGATCTCGCGTTCCAGGGTCACGCCCGCATCGGCGATCCGCCCCGATCCGGCATACCAGCCATTGTAGCTGTTGGTGCAGATCACATCGCCCTGCGACACCCATTCGACCGGGCCGCCCTGAACGCTGACCAGCGCGACCGGGCGCGTGCTGTCCAGCGAGCGCAGATGGGCAAACATGTCGGCAAAGAAGGCCTTGCCCTTGGCTACCGCATCGCCGGGCGCCGCTTCCAGCGAATGGAAGGGCTTGGTCAGCGGCTCATTGGCGATCGACCACAGGATGACGCAGGCATGGTTCTTGTCGCGCGAGACCAGATCGGTGATGTCCTCGGTGAGTTGCTTATGCCGCGCGGCAATGGCGGCGGGGGCATCGGCAAAGGTCATGCTGACCGCCGGCGTTTCCCCGATCACCATGAAGCCATAGCGGTCCGCCAGCATCATCGCTTCCTCGGAATAAGGATAGTGCGAGGTGCGGAAGCTGTTCGCGCCGATCCATTTGAGCAGCTCGAAATCGCGCACCAGCGCCGCCAGATCGAGCCCGCGCCCATGCAGCGCAAAGTCCTCATGCTTGCCGAAGCCGCGCAGATGGACCGGCTCGCCATTGACCAGCAGAGCCTCGCCCTTGACCTCGACCGTGCGCAGGCCGACCGGCAGGGCATATTCATCCAGCGGCGCGCCACCGCCCAGCCGTGTGGTCAGCGTGTAAAGGAAAGGATCGTTCGGGCCCCACAGGCGGGGGGAGGGCACATGGATCGTCGCCATGCCCGCGCCATTGCTGACCGACACACCCACCTCGATGGGTGAGGCGCCGCCCGAGAGCGTCAGCCGCGCGGGGCCTGACCAATTGCCGGAGACCGCAAGGCGCACATCCACCAGCGCGGCACCGCCGGAGCGCCGCGTCGTGACCGTCAGATCGCGAAGATGGACCGCCGGGACCGAGCAGAGCCAGACGGGCCGGTGCAGCCCTGAGTAAGGGAAGAAATCATAGGAGGTTTCGGGCAGATCCTCCTGATAAAGATGGAAGGCCTGCGTGTCCGGGATGGCGGGCACGCGGTCGATCCGCAGCCGGTTTTCCACCATCACCACCAGTCGGTTGGGCTTGTCTGCATGCACGGCATCGCTGGCGTCGAAGGCAAAGGGCAGGTGGCCGCCCAGATGCTCGCCCAGCAGATGGCCGTTGAGCCACACCTTGGCGTGATAGACCGCCGATCCGAAGCGGATGACCAGACGGCGGTCACGCGTTGGGGCGTCGGCGTGAAACTCGGTCTGATACCAGGCGGCGCCAAAGTAGTTCTGGGCATCGTCGAACAGGTCGTTCCAGCTGCAGGGAACGGGAATGCGCCGCGCCTGATCGAAGCCTTCGAACCAGCGCTTCGCCTCGCCCTGATCCTCGGGATCGAGGCGGAAGTCCCACAGGCCGGACAGATCGCGGGTGGTGCGCGTCGCGCTTTCATGCGGATAGAGCGGGGTAAAGCGGGGATTGGCCGCGATGTCGGCCTTGCCCGGCGCGGGTGCGGCCACCGCGACATCGGCCAGCGAGGCGCTGACGGCCAGTCCGGCGCCGACTTCGAACATCTGCCGGCGCGTC is part of the Novosphingobium sp. genome and encodes:
- the uidA gene encoding beta-glucuronidase yields the protein MADMTRRGLDMTRRQMFEVGAGLAVSASLADVAVAAPAPGKADIAANPRFTPLYPHESATRTTRDLSGLWDFRLDPEDQGEAKRWFEGFDQARRIPVPCSWNDLFDDAQNYFGAAWYQTEFHADAPTRDRRLVIRFGSAVYHAKVWLNGHLLGEHLGGHLPFAFDASDAVHADKPNRLVVMVENRLRIDRVPAIPDTQAFHLYQEDLPETSYDFFPYSGLHRPVWLCSVPAVHLRDLTVTTRRSGGAALVDVRLAVSGNWSGPARLTLSGGASPIEVGVSVSNGAGMATIHVPSPRLWGPNDPFLYTLTTRLGGGAPLDEYALPVGLRTVEVKGEALLVNGEPVHLRGFGKHEDFALHGRGLDLAALVRDFELLKWIGANSFRTSHYPYSEEAMMLADRYGFMVIGETPAVSMTFADAPAAIAARHKQLTEDITDLVSRDKNHACVILWSIANEPLTKPFHSLEAAPGDAVAKGKAFFADMFAHLRSLDSTRPVALVSVQGGPVEWVSQGDVICTNSYNGWYAGSGRIADAGVTLEREIRALHEKCGAKPIIVTEFGADAMAGIHAQPAEMWSEDFQSDLIATYLDVLAGLPFVIGAHPWAFADFKTSQNIMRVGSLNLKGVFTRDRRPKEAAKMLHGRWAKAGMNSL